In Microbacterium esteraromaticum, the following proteins share a genomic window:
- a CDS encoding BNR-4 repeat-containing protein — MGIPMSRRRTVLAAAALSAVTAAGLAPAAVAAVHPTHVETVPFTVDGSNQSGWWNPLAVVDDITYFAYNVPAGVNRHEVHLASRSAAGEWTSGCLRLDTGACANYLNDNGHNQPSIAIDGAGDIHVFASMHHEDWNYFRSTTPGDVTSLVEVSAELPDQGGTISYPITSVGPDGDVWLMVRTGPDTQARRDGVLYHYDLATGAWERETVIASATNFSVYPDDLIVDDDNKVHVLWEWHRWAAGPYRHLGSYAIWDPQTRSFADIAGNALPAPIRPSTPGQVVFQPFTGGEDMNSTTPAFQTAKMAVKDGRLDSVVYRYTADGSTRFDLLRATWSGTEWQRETLIDVDALGADIDTIAAMDATAHGSKSRAYAVLSVPVCGVATSQVVMLESAKGRTGWAIEAIGDPMRGQQRLRAATADDGTDVLYLSAPATAGGGTLRYAEVPRSGQKRTGGSLAQIVADLRADCAP; from the coding sequence ATGGGCATCCCGATGTCTCGTCGTCGCACCGTCCTGGCCGCCGCTGCCCTCTCGGCCGTGACCGCTGCCGGCCTCGCGCCGGCTGCCGTCGCCGCTGTGCACCCCACCCATGTCGAGACGGTTCCGTTCACCGTCGACGGCTCCAACCAGTCCGGCTGGTGGAACCCCCTCGCCGTGGTGGACGACATCACGTACTTCGCGTACAACGTCCCCGCAGGCGTGAACCGGCACGAGGTGCATCTCGCATCGCGTTCCGCCGCCGGCGAGTGGACATCCGGATGCCTCCGGCTCGACACGGGCGCATGCGCGAACTACCTGAACGACAACGGCCACAACCAGCCGTCGATCGCGATCGACGGCGCGGGCGACATCCATGTCTTCGCCTCGATGCATCACGAGGACTGGAACTACTTCCGCTCCACGACCCCCGGTGACGTCACCTCGCTCGTCGAGGTCAGTGCCGAGCTGCCCGATCAGGGCGGCACCATCTCGTACCCGATCACCTCGGTCGGTCCCGACGGAGACGTGTGGCTCATGGTCCGGACGGGCCCTGACACGCAGGCGCGCCGCGACGGAGTGCTCTACCACTACGACCTCGCCACCGGGGCGTGGGAGCGCGAGACCGTGATCGCCTCGGCGACGAACTTCTCGGTCTACCCCGACGACCTGATCGTCGATGACGACAACAAGGTGCACGTACTGTGGGAGTGGCACCGCTGGGCCGCAGGCCCGTACCGCCACCTCGGCTCCTACGCGATCTGGGATCCGCAGACGCGGTCGTTCGCCGATATCGCCGGCAACGCGCTGCCCGCCCCTATCAGGCCGAGCACTCCTGGGCAGGTCGTCTTCCAGCCGTTCACCGGGGGTGAGGACATGAACAGCACGACGCCGGCGTTCCAGACCGCCAAGATGGCGGTCAAGGACGGTCGCCTCGACAGCGTCGTGTACCGCTACACGGCCGACGGCTCGACGCGCTTCGACCTGCTCCGCGCCACCTGGAGCGGCACGGAGTGGCAGCGTGAGACGCTCATCGATGTCGACGCCCTCGGCGCCGACATCGACACGATCGCCGCGATGGATGCCACGGCGCACGGCTCGAAGAGCCGCGCCTACGCCGTGCTGTCGGTGCCGGTGTGCGGTGTCGCAACGAGCCAGGTCGTGATGCTCGAGTCGGCCAAGGGCCGCACCGGGTGGGCGATCGAGGCGATCGGCGACCCGATGCGCGGGCAGCAGCGCCTGCGCGCCGCGACGGCCGACGACGGCACCGACGTGCTCTATCTGAGCGCACCGGCGACCGCGGGCGGCGGCACCCTGCGCTACGCCGAGGTGCCGCGCTCCGGTCAGAAGCGCACCGGCGGCTCACTCGCGCAGATCGTCGCCGACCTGCGCGCGGACTGCGCGCCCTGA
- a CDS encoding RbsD/FucU family protein, whose amino-acid sequence MLEGIHPLLTGEMLLHLDRMGHSDAVVVADAHFPAWALGARVVDLPGTTTPDVVAAIRSVLPLDDAPGIDLMESADATVLDVQRELMAAAGTDVDTTRFVERFAYYDIAKDAYLMVRTGETRKYGNALLRKGVVGHPSR is encoded by the coding sequence ATGCTTGAGGGAATCCACCCGCTGCTCACCGGGGAGATGCTGCTGCATCTCGACCGGATGGGGCACTCCGACGCCGTCGTCGTCGCCGACGCGCACTTCCCCGCGTGGGCGCTGGGGGCCAGGGTCGTCGACCTCCCGGGCACGACGACGCCGGATGTGGTCGCGGCGATCCGCTCGGTGCTGCCGCTCGACGACGCCCCCGGCATCGACCTGATGGAGTCGGCGGACGCGACGGTGCTCGACGTGCAGCGCGAGCTGATGGCCGCAGCGGGCACCGATGTCGACACCACCCGCTTCGTCGAGCGCTTCGCCTATTACGACATCGCGAAGGACGCCTACCTCATGGTCCGCACCGGCGAGACCCGCAAATACGGCAACGCTCTGCTGCGCAAGGGCGTCGTCGGGCACCCCTCGCGCTGA
- a CDS encoding acetylxylan esterase yields MTFPAPYDLWFPDAAFDGSYGFTLDTLRAVAPVPPTPGFADRWRGWRESARSTDAVPRVLSSSDRGGRRVSLIELSGVDGVRLRAWYVEPLAEAPRVGVVHSHGYGGRERVDLSRVPRDAAAIFPVARGLGALNVDVGAPEEREAHVLTGLSDPEVYVIGLCARDLWLAGDALRELAGDLPLYFVGESFGGGLGALAVPWDDRYVGATLVVPTFGQYDERLAAPCLGSGEHQRRHVKRHPEAREQLRPFDASTSALFFRIPVRVEAALWDQYVPPPGQFSIANAVPADLLELEVLPAGHAEYPGLGRVIIDARRAGREHLERSLTLASEPRG; encoded by the coding sequence ATGACCTTTCCTGCTCCCTACGATCTCTGGTTCCCCGACGCGGCTTTCGACGGCAGCTACGGCTTCACGCTCGACACGCTCCGAGCCGTGGCTCCGGTGCCGCCGACGCCGGGTTTCGCCGACCGCTGGCGCGGTTGGCGCGAAAGCGCCCGGTCGACGGATGCCGTGCCGCGGGTCCTCTCGAGCAGCGACCGCGGCGGCCGACGGGTGTCGCTCATCGAGCTGTCGGGCGTCGACGGCGTTCGCCTGCGCGCCTGGTACGTCGAGCCGCTCGCCGAGGCGCCTCGCGTGGGCGTGGTGCACAGCCACGGCTACGGCGGGCGCGAGCGCGTGGATCTCAGCCGCGTGCCGCGCGATGCCGCCGCGATCTTCCCGGTGGCGCGGGGACTGGGTGCGCTGAACGTCGATGTCGGGGCGCCGGAGGAGCGCGAGGCGCACGTGCTCACCGGGCTCTCAGACCCGGAGGTGTACGTGATCGGGCTCTGCGCTCGCGACCTGTGGCTCGCGGGCGATGCGCTGCGCGAGCTGGCCGGCGACCTTCCCCTCTACTTCGTGGGCGAGAGCTTCGGCGGCGGCCTCGGCGCGCTCGCCGTGCCCTGGGACGACCGCTATGTCGGAGCGACCCTCGTCGTGCCCACCTTCGGGCAGTACGACGAGCGCCTCGCGGCGCCCTGCCTCGGCAGCGGAGAGCACCAGCGGAGGCACGTGAAACGGCATCCCGAGGCTCGTGAGCAGCTGCGGCCCTTCGACGCCTCCACCTCGGCGCTGTTCTTCCGCATCCCCGTGCGGGTCGAAGCGGCGCTCTGGGACCAGTACGTGCCGCCGCCTGGACAATTCTCGATCGCGAATGCCGTGCCGGCGGATCTCCTCGAGCTGGAGGTGCTGCCCGCAGGTCACGCCGAGTACCCCGGCCTCGGTCGCGTGATCATCGACGCGCGTCGCGCCGGTCGCGAGCATCTGGAGCGGTCGCTCACCCTGGCCTCTGAACCACGCGGCTGA
- a CDS encoding FAD-dependent oxidoreductase codes for MRTQTIEADIIVVGGGLAGVSAAVAAARHGRRTVLINNRPVLGGNSSSEVRVWVCGATAHGNQRWARETGIIGEMLLENQYRNPEGNPVYWDDVVLDIVRREPNLTLLLNTEVLEAEATGPDDDRRVTSVTGWTMGSEVRTIFRGPLFLDCTGDGLIGRLVGARHRLGKESRAEFDEEWAPEEPIREFLGSTLLFYTKDLGHPVKYVAPESAKDISTTPIPATRIIRSGDSGAHYWWIEWGGQLDIVDDNERIRDELRSVILGIWDHIKNSGEFDADNLTLEWIGNIPGKREYRRFIGDYTLRQQDILEQVAFDDGVAFGGWSIDLHPAEGMYATGAGAVQRFSDGVFEIPFRSLYSVNVSNLLMAGRNISATHIAFGAARVMATCAAMGEAAGTAASLCLDHDATPRELYENHRAELRQALLRADASLIGVANEDPADLARSARVTASGWQRTVAAGADGPAAGAHALAEDLGIVVPVHPVLETTDLLLSATTDTSLTVEVWSTGRPQNFVPAHLEHSATVEVTAGGPAWVTAQTPFAPADPQNVVVVLRANPDVSVHLTDVLPAGVLTLVHRVDNDDQNVEISDDGLLVKWPTKPLRGRAPVFRTAPETAALAPERAVSGFNRPFGGPHMWASEPLATAGPAWLRLDWDAPVEAREIRLVFDDEVDVSLNTLHHHRNPDEIMPQLVRDYRVEVLSAASGEWTTAIDERGNRHRHRVHSLPADLGAFTAARLVIEATNGAAAARVIAFRVQS; via the coding sequence ATGCGCACGCAGACCATCGAAGCCGACATCATCGTCGTCGGAGGAGGCCTTGCCGGTGTGAGCGCCGCCGTCGCCGCAGCCCGGCACGGCCGGCGCACCGTGCTGATCAACAACCGTCCCGTGCTGGGCGGCAACTCCTCCTCGGAGGTGCGGGTCTGGGTCTGCGGAGCCACCGCGCACGGAAACCAGCGCTGGGCCCGCGAGACGGGGATCATCGGCGAGATGCTGCTCGAGAACCAGTACCGCAACCCCGAAGGGAACCCGGTCTACTGGGACGACGTCGTGCTCGACATCGTGCGCCGCGAGCCCAATCTCACGCTGCTCCTCAACACCGAGGTGCTCGAGGCCGAGGCCACCGGACCCGACGACGATCGCCGCGTCACGTCGGTGACCGGGTGGACGATGGGCTCCGAGGTGCGCACCATCTTCCGCGGCCCCCTGTTCCTCGACTGCACCGGCGACGGGCTGATCGGTCGCCTGGTCGGCGCCCGCCACCGCCTCGGCAAGGAGAGCCGCGCCGAGTTCGACGAGGAATGGGCCCCGGAGGAGCCGATCCGGGAGTTCCTCGGATCGACCCTGCTGTTCTACACGAAGGATCTCGGGCATCCGGTCAAGTACGTCGCCCCCGAGTCGGCGAAGGACATCAGCACGACCCCCATCCCCGCGACCCGCATCATCCGCAGCGGTGACAGCGGCGCCCACTACTGGTGGATCGAGTGGGGAGGGCAGCTCGACATCGTCGACGACAACGAGCGGATCCGCGACGAGCTGCGCTCGGTCATCCTCGGCATCTGGGACCACATCAAGAACTCCGGCGAGTTCGACGCCGACAACCTCACGCTGGAATGGATCGGGAACATCCCCGGCAAGCGCGAGTACCGCCGCTTCATCGGCGACTACACGCTGCGTCAGCAGGACATCCTCGAGCAGGTCGCGTTCGACGACGGCGTCGCCTTCGGCGGCTGGTCGATCGACCTGCACCCGGCTGAGGGCATGTACGCCACCGGCGCCGGCGCCGTGCAGCGCTTCTCGGACGGCGTGTTCGAGATCCCGTTCCGGTCGCTGTACTCGGTGAACGTCTCGAACCTGCTGATGGCGGGCCGCAACATCTCGGCCACCCACATCGCCTTCGGCGCCGCACGGGTCATGGCCACGTGCGCGGCGATGGGAGAGGCGGCCGGCACGGCGGCATCCCTCTGCCTCGACCACGACGCCACCCCGCGCGAGCTGTACGAGAACCACCGCGCCGAGCTGCGCCAGGCGCTGCTGCGCGCCGACGCATCGCTGATCGGCGTCGCCAACGAAGACCCGGCCGACCTCGCCCGCTCGGCCCGCGTGACGGCGTCGGGATGGCAGCGCACGGTCGCGGCCGGAGCGGATGGGCCCGCCGCCGGAGCGCACGCGCTCGCCGAGGATCTGGGCATCGTGGTGCCTGTGCATCCCGTGCTCGAGACCACCGACCTGCTGCTCAGCGCGACGACCGACACGAGCCTGACGGTCGAGGTCTGGTCGACCGGTCGCCCGCAGAACTTCGTGCCGGCCCACCTCGAGCACAGCGCGACCGTCGAGGTGACCGCCGGCGGCCCTGCATGGGTGACCGCGCAGACTCCCTTCGCCCCCGCCGACCCGCAGAACGTCGTCGTGGTGCTGCGTGCGAACCCCGACGTCAGCGTGCACCTGACCGACGTGCTCCCCGCGGGCGTGCTCACCCTCGTGCACCGCGTCGACAACGACGACCAGAACGTCGAGATCAGCGACGACGGACTGCTGGTCAAGTGGCCGACCAAGCCGCTGCGCGGCAGGGCGCCCGTCTTCCGCACCGCCCCCGAGACCGCGGCGCTGGCGCCGGAGCGGGCCGTGTCGGGATTCAACCGTCCCTTCGGAGGCCCCCACATGTGGGCGTCCGAACCGCTGGCGACCGCCGGGCCGGCGTGGCTGCGTCTGGACTGGGATGCCCCGGTCGAGGCCCGCGAGATCCGACTGGTGTTCGATGACGAGGTCGACGTGTCGCTCAATACGCTGCACCACCACCGCAACCCCGACGAGATCATGCCTCAGCTGGTGCGCGACTACCGGGTCGAGGTGCTGTCCGCCGCATCGGGCGAGTGGACGACCGCGATCGATGAGCGGGGCAACCGCCACCGGCACCGCGTGCACTCCCTTCCCGCCGACCTCGGCGCCTTCACCGCGGCCCGCCTGGTCATCGAGGCGACGAACGGCGCCGCGGCGGCCCGCGTGATCGCCTTCAGGGTCCAGTCGTGA
- a CDS encoding VOC family protein, translated as MAHGDITHIDIPVSDMAAATAFYSRLFGWNIAELPGFEGYPMWQAPNGISGGGLAPRGEGFTQPRSYVEVDSIDETIALAKDAGATVLMEKMPITETSAWAVISDLDGNSIGLFEGTVG; from the coding sequence ATGGCTCACGGCGACATCACGCACATCGACATCCCGGTATCCGACATGGCGGCGGCGACCGCCTTCTACAGCAGGCTGTTCGGCTGGAACATCGCCGAGCTTCCCGGCTTCGAGGGCTACCCGATGTGGCAGGCACCGAACGGCATCTCGGGCGGGGGACTGGCGCCTCGAGGCGAGGGCTTCACGCAGCCGCGCTCGTACGTCGAGGTCGACTCGATCGACGAGACGATCGCTCTGGCGAAGGATGCCGGCGCGACCGTGCTGATGGAGAAGATGCCGATCACCGAGACGAGCGCCTGGGCGGTGATCTCCGACCTCGACGGCAACAGCATCGGCCTGTTCGAGGGCACCGTCGGCTGA
- a CDS encoding aldo/keto reductase — translation MSSTESRIEFGPLGFGAASAGNLYRAVDDETVEAALEAAWQSGIRYFDTAPHYGLGLSERRLGAFLRSKPRDEYVISTKVGRLLEPNPHFAGGRDGEGFDVPDDMIRRFDPSADGIRRSLDDSLERLGLDRVDVLYLHDPDVYDLDRGLREGLPALADLRAEGLVREIGVGVNDAAVAARAVREGDLDLVMIAGRYTLLEQPALEELFPVCMERGVRVVDAAVFNSGLLATSSPAATATYNYGAVPPQVLERAQRLAAICAAHGVELPAAALQFPARHPVVTTVVFGTSNPESVRQNAERMHVDIPAELWAELAEV, via the coding sequence ATGTCGTCGACTGAGTCGCGGATCGAGTTCGGTCCGCTCGGCTTCGGCGCCGCATCCGCCGGCAACCTGTACCGGGCAGTCGACGATGAGACCGTCGAAGCGGCGCTGGAGGCGGCGTGGCAGAGCGGCATCCGCTACTTCGACACTGCTCCTCATTACGGGCTGGGCCTGAGCGAGCGCCGGCTGGGCGCATTCCTGCGCTCCAAGCCCCGCGACGAGTACGTCATCTCGACCAAGGTGGGCCGGCTCCTCGAGCCCAACCCGCACTTCGCCGGCGGACGGGATGGTGAGGGCTTCGACGTGCCCGATGACATGATCCGCCGATTCGATCCCAGCGCGGATGGCATCCGCCGCAGCCTGGACGACTCCCTCGAGCGTCTCGGGCTGGATCGGGTCGACGTGCTCTACCTCCACGATCCCGACGTCTACGACCTCGACCGCGGCCTGCGCGAAGGGCTGCCCGCGCTGGCCGACCTGCGCGCCGAGGGCCTGGTGCGCGAGATCGGAGTCGGCGTGAACGATGCCGCGGTCGCGGCGCGGGCCGTGCGCGAGGGAGACCTCGATCTGGTGATGATCGCCGGCCGGTACACGCTGCTCGAGCAGCCTGCCCTGGAAGAGCTGTTCCCGGTGTGCATGGAACGAGGCGTGCGGGTCGTCGACGCCGCGGTGTTCAACTCCGGGCTTCTCGCGACGTCGTCGCCTGCCGCGACGGCGACGTACAACTACGGCGCCGTGCCCCCGCAGGTGCTCGAGCGGGCGCAGCGACTGGCGGCCATCTGCGCGGCGCACGGGGTGGAGCTGCCCGCCGCGGCTCTGCAGTTCCCTGCCCGGCACCCTGTGGTGACGACCGTGGTCTTCGGCACCTCGAATCCGGAGTCCGTGCGGCAGAACGCCGAGCGGATGCACGTCGACATCCCCGCCGAGCTCTGGGCCGAGCTGGCGGAGGTGTGA
- a CDS encoding substrate-binding domain-containing protein: MTTAPDRERRPARSVPAARSSRTGLIALAVPHLEEPYFAELSSRLVRGAEARGMAVLIVQTEGDHAREVDVANGVGLPDIDGLIHIPRSLTVADLTRRTSPGPLVLLGEHIQVSPFTHITIDNRGAARTATEHLIAAGCRRIAFIGRRDARPSDAADRRHAGYLEALDAAGIAIDDALTLQVDAFSAEEGERATGEIVGAVGDLDGIVCSNDSVALGALAALAAHGRRVPQDIAVVGIDDIRAARFSVPALTSVAPDHDQLVDAAFTELERQLTAPLGANLPVRHVTIPARLVKRASTAR, encoded by the coding sequence GTGACGACCGCACCCGATCGCGAGCGGCGCCCCGCGCGCTCGGTCCCCGCCGCGCGCTCGTCGCGGACGGGACTGATCGCTCTCGCCGTCCCGCATCTCGAAGAGCCGTACTTCGCCGAGCTGAGCTCCCGGCTCGTGCGCGGCGCCGAGGCGCGCGGCATGGCCGTGCTGATCGTTCAGACAGAGGGAGACCACGCCCGCGAGGTGGACGTCGCCAACGGTGTCGGCCTGCCCGACATCGACGGCCTGATCCACATCCCGCGGTCGCTGACCGTGGCCGACCTCACCCGCCGCACCTCCCCAGGGCCGCTGGTGCTGCTGGGCGAGCACATCCAGGTCAGTCCGTTCACGCACATCACGATCGACAACCGCGGCGCCGCCCGCACCGCGACCGAACATCTCATCGCTGCCGGATGCCGTCGCATCGCCTTCATCGGCCGTCGCGACGCTCGCCCGTCGGATGCCGCCGACCGGCGCCACGCGGGGTATCTCGAAGCGCTCGACGCCGCGGGCATCGCGATCGACGACGCGCTCACCCTGCAGGTCGACGCGTTCAGCGCGGAGGAGGGCGAGCGGGCGACCGGCGAGATCGTGGGCGCCGTCGGCGATCTCGACGGCATCGTCTGCTCGAACGACTCGGTCGCGCTCGGTGCGCTGGCGGCACTGGCCGCGCACGGACGCCGCGTCCCGCAGGACATCGCCGTGGTCGGCATCGACGACATCCGCGCGGCGCGCTTCTCGGTGCCGGCGCTCACGTCGGTCGCACCGGACCACGACCAGCTGGTCGACGCGGCCTTCACCGAGCTCGAGCGTCAGCTCACCGCCCCTCTGGGTGCGAACCTGCCCGTGCGGCACGTCACCATTCCCGCCCGCCTCGTGAAGAGGGCGAGCACGGCGCGCTGA
- a CDS encoding DeoR/GlpR family DNA-binding transcription regulator encodes MLVTERRERILALVRERGTLPLSELASTLGVSDMTVRRDIDLLAEDGEVQKVRGGVRAIGAGRPVSGAATTSRSELRAIASAAADLVEPGMAIGISGGEAGLALAHELRGIADLTIVTNSLLVSDLFSPPSRSDAPYTQTVVLTGGVRTPSQSLVGPVAVRALEQLHCDLVFLDAHGLDVQAGLTTMNLLEAETYRAFMAMAREVIVLAEHSRWQVVGLTTIAELSDIDRLISDDALPADAAEQLRDHVGRLDVVAAGHSG; translated from the coding sequence ATGCTGGTCACCGAGCGACGCGAGCGCATTCTCGCCCTGGTGCGCGAGCGAGGCACTCTGCCGCTCAGCGAGCTGGCCTCGACCCTCGGCGTCAGTGACATGACGGTGCGCCGCGACATCGACCTGCTCGCCGAAGACGGCGAGGTGCAGAAGGTGCGCGGGGGAGTGCGGGCGATCGGCGCCGGCCGGCCGGTGAGCGGCGCGGCGACGACGTCGCGATCGGAGCTGAGGGCCATCGCATCCGCTGCTGCCGACCTCGTGGAGCCGGGGATGGCGATCGGCATCTCGGGCGGCGAAGCGGGACTGGCACTGGCCCATGAGCTCAGAGGCATCGCGGATCTGACGATCGTGACGAACTCCCTGCTGGTGTCCGACCTCTTCTCGCCCCCGTCGCGCTCCGATGCCCCGTATACGCAGACCGTCGTGCTCACCGGCGGGGTGCGCACGCCGTCGCAGTCGCTCGTCGGCCCTGTGGCTGTGCGCGCGCTCGAGCAGCTGCACTGCGACCTGGTCTTCCTCGACGCTCACGGACTCGACGTGCAGGCGGGGCTGACCACGATGAATCTGCTCGAGGCCGAGACGTACCGCGCCTTCATGGCCATGGCCCGCGAGGTGATCGTGCTCGCCGAGCACAGTCGCTGGCAGGTCGTGGGGCTGACGACCATCGCCGAGCTGAGCGACATCGACCGTCTGATCTCGGATGATGCTCTTCCTGCCGACGCCGCCGAACAGCTGCGCGATCACGTCGGGCGCCTCGACGTCGTCGCGGCGGGGCACAGCGGCTGA
- a CDS encoding enolase C-terminal domain-like protein → MSRIVALDTSDIRFPTSLSLDGSDAMNPDPDYSAAYVVVRTDAGDGIEGHSFVFTIGRGNDVQVAAIDALAGHLVGREIEPLLDDMGGIFREIIGDSQLRWLGPEKGVMHMAIGAVINALWDIKAKRAGLPLWQLLSRMTPEQIVDLVDFRYLTNALTRDEALDILRAAEAGRADREAELLASGYPGYTTSPGWLGYSDEKLERLAREAMADGFTQIKLKVGADLDDDIRRFRKAREVCGPDFPIAIDANQRWEVSEAIEWVNALAEFEPAWIEEPTSPDDILGHAEIARGVAPIRVATGEHAQNRMIFKQLLQADAIGVMQIDAVRVAGVNENIANLLLAAKFGVPVCPHAGGVGLCEAVQHLSMFDFVAVSGTREGRLIEYVDHLHEHFVAPTDIRGGSYTAPTAPGTSMQMKAESIAKYTWKGEHVVD, encoded by the coding sequence GTGAGCCGCATCGTCGCGCTGGACACCAGCGACATCCGCTTCCCCACCTCTCTGAGCCTCGACGGCTCGGATGCCATGAACCCCGACCCCGACTACTCCGCGGCCTACGTCGTGGTGCGCACCGACGCCGGCGACGGCATCGAGGGCCACTCGTTCGTGTTCACGATCGGCCGCGGAAACGACGTGCAGGTCGCTGCCATCGACGCGCTCGCCGGGCACCTCGTCGGTCGTGAGATCGAGCCGCTGCTGGACGACATGGGCGGCATCTTCCGCGAGATCATCGGGGATTCGCAGCTGCGGTGGCTCGGTCCTGAGAAGGGCGTGATGCACATGGCCATCGGCGCCGTGATCAACGCGCTGTGGGACATCAAGGCCAAGCGCGCCGGTCTGCCGCTGTGGCAGCTGCTGTCGCGCATGACCCCCGAGCAGATCGTCGACCTCGTCGACTTCCGCTATCTCACCAACGCACTCACCCGCGACGAGGCCCTCGACATCCTCCGCGCCGCCGAGGCGGGCCGAGCCGACCGCGAGGCCGAGCTGCTGGCATCCGGATACCCCGGCTACACCACCAGCCCCGGCTGGCTCGGATACTCCGACGAGAAGCTCGAGCGCCTTGCCCGCGAGGCGATGGCCGACGGCTTCACGCAGATCAAGCTGAAGGTCGGCGCCGACCTCGATGACGACATCCGACGCTTCCGCAAGGCCAGGGAGGTGTGCGGTCCGGACTTCCCCATCGCGATCGACGCCAACCAGCGCTGGGAGGTGTCGGAGGCCATCGAGTGGGTCAACGCGCTCGCCGAGTTCGAACCCGCATGGATCGAGGAGCCCACCAGCCCCGACGACATCCTCGGGCACGCCGAGATCGCCCGCGGCGTCGCGCCCATCCGGGTCGCCACGGGCGAGCACGCGCAGAACCGGATGATCTTCAAGCAGCTGCTGCAGGCCGACGCCATCGGCGTGATGCAGATCGACGCGGTGCGCGTCGCCGGTGTCAACGAGAACATCGCCAACCTGCTGCTCGCCGCGAAGTTCGGCGTGCCGGTCTGCCCGCACGCGGGCGGCGTGGGTCTGTGCGAGGCCGTGCAGCACCTGTCGATGTTCGACTTCGTCGCCGTCAGCGGCACTCGAGAGGGCCGGCTGATCGAGTACGTCGACCACCTGCACGAGCACTTCGTCGCCCCCACCGACATCCGCGGCGGGTCGTACACGGCGCCCACCGCGCCTGGTACGAGCATGCAGATGAAGGCTGAGAGCATCGCGAAGTACACGTGGAAGGGCGAGCATGTCGTCGACTGA
- a CDS encoding extracellular solute-binding protein, translating into MSHPTPSLSRRQLLQFAGLGTAGLLLAGCMPSGGSAGGAPAASSGSLKPGGFTAADFDFASWSLTEEAAAPAIRALLDGYAKKSKVDITEVSFPYNEYFKQLMLQVRGGQFSGAAHVDVAWLASLAALGKLEDVSAFTKDRGYTASSLEAAQFDGVQYGFPWTIGAIGLVTNSELIQKAGIDEFPVTVDEYEGALKKLKGLGGGLIPYAASTKAAQLKDILIWMETFGSPLVKDGKVAIGDDASIEAVTWYKSLYDQGLIAADVDRFDARALFSQGRAAIYDDAPVGRNAVVKDSPDAKLGEKLVAESRPVLKKGDTPRALVWGGAIVVVGGAGGDATGTAAEFGQWATSDLDAVIADYEVRGLPPVIEKAQSSEAVTSDAFGARFAEKITATATVNPFWQYPEYAQVETAIAERVQAVLVGQQSPKDAMTQAGEAAQKLIG; encoded by the coding sequence ATGTCCCACCCCACCCCCTCCCTCTCGCGTCGCCAGCTGCTGCAGTTCGCAGGACTCGGCACCGCAGGCCTGCTGCTGGCCGGCTGCATGCCCAGCGGCGGATCCGCCGGTGGCGCCCCAGCCGCATCAAGCGGCTCGCTGAAGCCCGGCGGGTTCACCGCGGCCGACTTCGACTTCGCCAGCTGGTCGCTCACCGAAGAGGCCGCCGCTCCGGCGATCCGCGCCCTTCTCGACGGCTACGCGAAGAAGAGCAAGGTCGACATCACCGAGGTGTCGTTCCCCTACAACGAGTACTTCAAGCAGCTGATGCTGCAGGTGCGCGGCGGCCAGTTCTCGGGCGCGGCCCACGTCGACGTCGCCTGGCTCGCGTCGCTGGCCGCCCTCGGCAAGCTCGAAGACGTCTCCGCATTCACCAAGGACCGCGGCTACACCGCCTCGTCGCTCGAAGCCGCGCAGTTCGACGGCGTGCAGTACGGCTTCCCCTGGACCATCGGCGCCATCGGACTGGTGACCAACTCCGAGCTGATCCAGAAGGCCGGCATCGACGAGTTCCCCGTCACGGTCGACGAGTACGAGGGCGCGCTCAAGAAGCTGAAGGGACTCGGCGGAGGCCTGATCCCCTACGCCGCGTCGACGAAGGCCGCCCAGCTCAAGGACATCCTCATCTGGATGGAGACCTTCGGCAGCCCGCTCGTGAAGGACGGCAAGGTCGCCATCGGCGATGACGCCTCGATCGAAGCGGTCACCTGGTACAAGTCGCTGTACGACCAGGGCCTGATCGCTGCAGACGTCGACCGCTTCGACGCCCGCGCGCTGTTCTCGCAGGGCCGGGCGGCCATCTACGACGACGCACCCGTCGGCCGCAACGCTGTGGTGAAGGACTCGCCCGACGCCAAGCTCGGCGAGAAGCTCGTCGCAGAGTCGCGCCCCGTGCTCAAGAAGGGCGACACCCCTCGTGCGCTGGTCTGGGGCGGCGCGATCGTCGTCGTCGGCGGCGCGGGCGGCGACGCGACCGGAACCGCGGCCGAGTTCGGGCAGTGGGCCACGAGCGACCTCGACGCGGTCATCGCCGACTACGAGGTGCGCGGACTGCCGCCGGTGATCGAGAAGGCCCAGAGCTCCGAGGCGGTCACCTCCGACGCGTTCGGCGCTCGCTTCGCCGAGAAGATCACCGCAACGGCGACCGTGAACCCGTTCTGGCAGTACCCCGAGTACGCCCAGGTCGAGACCGCCATCGCCGAGCGCGTGCAGGCGGTGCTGGTCGGCCAGCAGAGCCCGAAGGATGCCATGACCCAGGCCGGCGAGGCCGCACAGAAGCTGATCGGCTGA